A region from the Indicator indicator isolate 239-I01 chromosome 4, UM_Iind_1.1, whole genome shotgun sequence genome encodes:
- the TDP1 gene encoding tyrosyl-DNA phosphodiesterase 1: MLQEDAHGKWTVSSSDESAEENSGSEKPSTSSLLDAARDRASGPQYPCSEARKAARKRKASPVKLDDKSFSADIPPIGKQRTSQEGLGWCLSSSDEEPDDQEKHAHKETLKEEKCSVAREDHLNLCKDEKLSENQKAEKYNETPSEAQDTWDLLNGKNPFRFFLTKVRGIEQRYNSGALHIKDILSPLFGTLVSSAQFNYCIDVEWLVKQYPLEFRKKPLLIVHGEKRESKAELLAQARPYENISFCQAKLDIAFGTHHTKMMLLLYEEGLRVVIHTSNLIAEDWHQKTQGIWLSPLYPRLPQGSTASAGESDTNFKSDLINYLMAYNSPTLKEWIDLIQEHDLSETRVYLLGSTPGRYQGSDKEKWGHLRLRKLLKEYASSIPARESWPVVGQFSSIGSMGVDGSKWLCSEFQESLVAAGSNVTALLKCDVPMHLVYPTVNNVRQSLEGYPAGGSLPYSMQTAQKQLWLHSYFHKWSAEVSGRSHAMPHIKTYMRSSPDFQKIAWFLVTSANLSKAAWGALEKNGTQLMIRSYELGVLFLPSAFGLDKGYFHVRGKMLSGSNNSATHFPVPYDLPPKQYGNKDQPWIWNIPYTDAPDTHGNMWVPS, from the exons ATGCTTCAGGAAGATGCACACGGAAAATGGACAGTATCTAGCAGTGATGAAAGTGCTGAGGAAAATTCTGGCAGTGAAAAACCATCTACATCTTCACTATTGGATGCTGCACGTGACAGGGCGAGTGGTCCACAATATCCATGCTCTGAAGCTAGGAAAGCTGCTCGCAAGAGAAAAGCTTCTCCTGTGAAACTCGATGATAAAAGTTTTTCTGCAGATATACCTCCCATAGGAAAACAGAGAACTAGCCAAGAAGGCTTAGGCTGGTGTCTTTCTAGTAGTGACGAAGAGCCTGACGATCAGGAAAAGCATGCCCACaaagaaacactgaaagaagaaaaatgcagtgTAGCCAGAGAAGATCATCTGAATCTTTGCAAAGATGAGAAActgtcagagaatcagaaagcagagaagtatAATGAAACACCTAGTGAAGCCCAAGATACCTGGGATTTGTTGAATGGGAAGAACCCTTTCAGGTTTTTTCTCACCAAAGTCAGAGGAATTGAACAACGATATAATTCTGGAGCCCTGCACATAAAAG ATATTTTGTCTCCTCTTTTTGGGACTCTTGTATCTTCTGCCCAG tttaacTACTGTATAGATGTGGAATGGCTTGTAAAACAGTATCCGCTGGAATTCAG gaaGAAGCCATTGTTAATAGTTCATGGTGAAAAGAGAGAATCCAAAGCTGAACTGCTTGCACAAGCACGTCCTTATGAGAACATTAGCTTTTGTCAG GCTAAATTGGATATTGCATTTGGAACTCACCACAC GAAAATGATGTTGTTGCTATATGAAGAAGGTCTTCGAGTTGTGATACATACATCCAATCTTATTGCTGAAGATTGGCACCAGAAAACTCAGGG AATATGGCTAAGCCCTTTATATCCAAGGCTACCTCAAGGATCAACTGCTTCTGCTGGTGAATCTGACACCAATTTTAAGTCTGACTTAATAAATTATTTGATGGCTTACAATTCTCCTACACTCAAGGAGTGGATAGATCTGATTCAAGAACATGATTTGTCAGAGACAAG agtGTATCTCCTTGGTTCTACCCCTGGACGATATCAAGGTAGTGATAAAGAAAAGTGGGGTCATCTTCGTCTCAGAAAG CTTTTGAAAGAGTATGCTTCCTCAATACCAGCACGGGAATCCTGGCCTGTTGTTGGACAGTTCTCAAGCATTGGTTCAATGGGAGTTGATGGGTCCAAATGGCTGTGCTCAGAGTTCCAAGAGAGCctggtggctgcaggcagcaatgTGACAGCTCTCCTTAAATGTGATGTTCCAATGCATTTG GTTTATCCTACAGTAAACAATGTGAGGCAAAGTCTGGAAGGCTATCCTG ctgGTGGCTCGCTTCCATACAGTATGCAGACAGCACAGAAACAGCTGTGGTTGCATTCCTATTTTCA CAAATGGTCAGCAGAAGTCTCAGGTCGAAGCCATGCTATGCCTCACATTAAGACATATATGAGATCCTCTCCTGACTTCCAGAAGATTGCATGGTTCTTGGTTACCAG tgccaATCTATCTAAAGCAGCATGGGGTGCTCTGGAGAAAAATGGCACCCAACTGATGATCCGTTCATATGAACTTGGAGTTCTTTTCTTGCCTTCAGCATTT GGATTGGACAAAGGTTACTTTCATGTGAGAGGGAAAATGCTTTCAGGAAGTAATAACTCAGCAACACATTTTCCTGTACCTTATGACCTGCCACCAAAACAGTATGGAAACAAAG